The genomic segment TCCGCTCCTTCGCGCCCGGCGCGCTGGTGGTGGCGCTGGGGCTCGACGCCTTCGAGGGCGATCCCTTCGGGGGGCTGAGCGTCACCACGCCGGGCTTCTCCAGGATCGCGGACCGCATCGCCGGGCTCGGCCTGCCGACCGTAATCGTCCAGGAGGGCGGCTATCTGTGCGACGATCTCGGCGCCAACCTCGCCGCCTTCCTCGACGGCTTCGCAAGCCGCCACAGCCTGTCGGGCCAGGCCGAACCGGCATCCGGCGCACAATGAGCCGAACCGGGTCCGTGTCCCATCGGGCCGGACCCGTCCTCTCCACAGCCACCGGCCACTTGCGGAGTTGATCCCGCACGACACCCGGTGATACCTAGATGAGGCGCGCCGCCATGGGATCTGTCCTCGCGGCGGTCTCATGGATCTGTCAGCCAAGGGGTCAACCGTGCATCCGCGAAGGCTTCTCGCCCTTCTTGCAATCGTGGGCCTCGCGGTCCTGGCCGCACCCCGGGCGGAAGCCGGCCCGAGCCTCGTCTTCGACGCCGCCGACGGGCGCGTGCTGGAGGCGGAAGACGCCACCGCCCCGTGGTACCCCGCCTCGCTGACGAAGCTCATGACCGCCTATCTGACCTTCGCCGCCATCGAGCAGGGAATCCTCGACAAGGATGCGCGGATCGTCATCTCCGAGCGCGCCCATGCCGAGCCGCCGAGCAAGATCGGCATTCCGGTCGGCGGCGCGGTGAGCCTCGACTTCGCGCTCACGGCGCTGCTCGTGCGCTCCGCCAACGACATCGCCATGGCGCTGGCAGAGACGGTCGGCGGATCGGAGGCCCGCTTCGTGGCGCTGATGAACGCCGCCGCCCGCAAGCTCGGCATGACGGGGACCTATTACGCCAATCCCCACGGGCTGCCCGATGTCCGTCAGGTCACGACCGCCCGCGACCTCGCCATCCTTACCCGGGCGATCATCCGCACCTTCCCGGACCAGCTCCATTATTTCGCCGAGCCCTATCTCAAGATCGGCGAGAAGCACTACCGCAACCGCAACGGCCTCCTGCGCGAGATGAAGGGCGCCGACGGCATGAAGACCGGCTTCATCTGCAATTCCGGCTATAATCTGGTGGCCTCCGCGACCCGCAATGGCCGCCGGCTCGTCG from the Kaustia mangrovi genome contains:
- a CDS encoding D-alanyl-D-alanine carboxypeptidase family protein, whose translation is MHPRRLLALLAIVGLAVLAAPRAEAGPSLVFDAADGRVLEAEDATAPWYPASLTKLMTAYLTFAAIEQGILDKDARIVISERAHAEPPSKIGIPVGGAVSLDFALTALLVRSANDIAMALAETVGGSEARFVALMNAAARKLGMTGTYYANPHGLPDVRQVTTARDLAILTRAIIRTFPDQLHYFAEPYLKIGEKHYRNRNGLLREMKGADGMKTGFICNSGYNLVASATRNGRRLVAVVLGADSGKDRNERAEALLERGFANPGGSGQTVRQIAGDGLSARAPEDMAVDVCKREATLQPTPAKHLKGWAAVLGRDSSLDEVTGLLARQLTATRYVFYGGRSVVTRLPRTGDYLALVDHLDAEQSRTLCDTLGQYGAYCDVISPDGLAQIANSDEETEQTVVIAPSGEGGGGQTIETTSPSGR